In Chelmon rostratus isolate fCheRos1 chromosome 20, fCheRos1.pri, whole genome shotgun sequence, a single window of DNA contains:
- the adcyap1a gene encoding adenylate cyclase activating polypeptide 1a isoform X1, with product MSSKATLALLIYGIMMHYSVNCSPVGLSFPSVRLDSEVYDEGGNSLQSLDYDRDQADHVRSPQSVADDVYSLYYPPEKRTERHADGMFNKAYRKALGQLSARKYLHSLMAKRVGGGKTLEDSSEPLSKRHSDGIFTDSYSRYRKQMAVKKYLAAVLGKSLEDIGFLQILQDIDFDALPDGDEFEAYMGDWLKQFSPEFPAL from the exons ATGTCTAGCAAAGCGACTTTAGCCTTACTCATCTATGGAATCATGATGCATTACAGCGTCAACTGCTCACCTGTGGGGCTTAGCTTTCCCAGCGTTAG ACTTGACAGTGAGGTTTACGATGAGGGCGGAAACTCCTTACAGTCCCTGGATTACGACAGAGACCAAGCGGATCATGTGAGGAGCCCCCAGTCCGTGGCGGACGACGTCTACTCTTTGTATTACCCCCCGGAGAAAAG AACGGAAAGGCATGCAGACGGCATGTTTAATAAAGCCTACAGGAAAGCGCTGGGTCAGTTATCAGCAAGGAAATATCTGCATTCTCTGATGGCAAAACGTGTAGG CGGGGGGAAAACCCTGGAGGACAGCTCAGAGCCTCTGTCCAAGCGACACTCAGACGGGATCTTCACAGACAGCTACAGCCGCTACCGAAAGCAAATGGCAGTCAAGAAATACCTGGCGGCAGTCCTTGGGAAAAG CCTTGAAGACATAGGTTTTCTCCAAATCCTACAAGACATAGACTTTGATGCCCTCCCGGACGGGGATGAGTTTGAGGCTTATATGGGAGACTGGCTGAAACAGTTTTCTCCCGAATTTCCG
- the adcyap1a gene encoding adenylate cyclase activating polypeptide 1a isoform X2, with product MSSKATLALLIYGIMMHYSVNCSPVGLSFPSVRLDSEVYDEGGNSLQSLDYDRDQADHVRSPQSVADDVYSLYYPPEKSGGKTLEDSSEPLSKRHSDGIFTDSYSRYRKQMAVKKYLAAVLGKRYRQRIRNKGRRLAYL from the exons ATGTCTAGCAAAGCGACTTTAGCCTTACTCATCTATGGAATCATGATGCATTACAGCGTCAACTGCTCACCTGTGGGGCTTAGCTTTCCCAGCGTTAG ACTTGACAGTGAGGTTTACGATGAGGGCGGAAACTCCTTACAGTCCCTGGATTACGACAGAGACCAAGCGGATCATGTGAGGAGCCCCCAGTCCGTGGCGGACGACGTCTACTCTTTGTATTACCCCCCGGAGAAAAG CGGGGGGAAAACCCTGGAGGACAGCTCAGAGCCTCTGTCCAAGCGACACTCAGACGGGATCTTCACAGACAGCTACAGCCGCTACCGAAAGCAAATGGCAGTCAAGAAATACCTGGCGGCAGTCCTTGGGAAAAGGTATAGACAGAGAATTAGAAACAAAGGACGCCGGCTGGCATATTTGTAg